In Oncorhynchus nerka isolate Pitt River linkage group LG21, Oner_Uvic_2.0, whole genome shotgun sequence, the following are encoded in one genomic region:
- the LOC115103793 gene encoding platelet endothelial cell adhesion molecule-like isoform X6: protein MWEPQQPSVRMVTRLLLLTSVLLSTCQAAESPALFTSVTLTLEPSNAVSQGTNVTVRCQALVSSSGFLNRKYTIYKDNTVVYTESITTAEDLIYSLRMARVANTGKYKCKVNIPGKELSSSSEKLTVTGLQTPVLSVDKRVFSEGEEVTVGCKAPGESGAIVFYFYKDSKELYEERVDANHVETRLRFNNAGDHRLHCDYRVILLTDSVPSNASNNVVVTVKELFITPVISVRPHGSMIIEGDDLDISCSVSGNLQNSSGLKVFLSKGPTLLSSGQSKANHSMRALAEHSGEFQCSLEVGNVVKRATENVRITELFSQPVLTMYPTEVFEREKITLTCKSTNYSSDRISASDVKYSIYKDNYTLTPGSFNGIYVVTGVVPNSSGIYSCKADARMISKYSAKLPVQAKVLVSKPEITAIGRVIVGKPFQVRCHSDRGSLPIEYTLWKKYSEVNSTTVQQPHHQAIFPVTVQHYSDTQDYKCEARNNPKIDTVVSNKLNTTVIVPLSNPGLRVVPDLLEVTEGNEMYLICGVEGSPPVTFKWYRRGSVQPLFIATSTQSSASHQIKEVGNEHSGTYYCEAINYANMVRSQPVTVDVKMAMWKKGLIVACCLLVVALLALACVLRYNSKRGKRENAAELSVLRALNQMTL from the exons ATGTGGGAGCCCCAGCAGCCCTCTGTCAGGATGGTCACCCGACTACTACTGCTAACCTCCGTACTCCTCTCCACCT GTCAAGCGGCGGAATCTCCGGCAT TGTTCACAAGTGTCACCCTGACTCTCGAGCCCAGCAACGCCGTCTCCCAGGGTACCAACGTGACGGTACGCTGCCAGGCCTTGGTCAGCAGCTCTGGGTTCCTGAACCGTAAATACACCATCTACAAGGACAACACTGTGGTGTACACGGAGAGCATCACCACCGCAGAGGACCTCATCTACTCTCTCCGCATggccagagtggccaacactgggaagTACAAATGCAAGGTGAACATACCGGGCAAGGAGCTAAGCAGCAGCTCTGAGAAACTGACTGTGACAG GCCTGCAGACGCCAGTCCTCAGCGTCGACAAGCGCGTGTTcagcgagggagaggaggtgacCGTTGGGTGTAAGGCCCCTGGGGAGTCCGGCGCTATCGTCTTCTACTTCTACAAGGACTCCAAGGAACTCTATGAGGAGAGGGTCGACGCCAACCAT GTGGAGACTAGGCTGCGATTCAACAACGCTGGCGACCACAGGCTACACTGTGACTACAgggtcatactgctgacagactCGGTCCCATCCAATGCCAGCAACAATGTGGTGGTCACTGTAAAAG AGCTGTTCATCACACCTGTAATCTCTGTCCGACCACACGGATCAATGATCATCGAAGGGGACGATCTGGACATCTCCTGCAGTGTCAGTGGTAACCTCCAGAACAGCTCTGGGCTCAAAGTCTTCCTGTCCAAGGGACCGACTCTGCTGAGTTCTGGTCAAAGTAAAGCCAACCACAGCATGAGAGCACTGGCCGAGCACTCTGGGGAGTTTCAGTGCTCTCTGGAGGTGGGAAATGTAGTCAAGCGAGCGACGGAAAACGTGAGGATTACAG AACTGTTTTCCCAGCCAGTTCTGACCATGTATCCGACAGAGGTCTTTGAAAGGGAGAAAATCACGTTAACCTGCAAGAGTACCAACTACTCCTCTGACAGAATCAGCGCTTCGGATGTGAAATACTCCATTTACAAGGACAATTACACACTGACGCCAGGCAGCTTCAATGGGATATACGTTGTCACCGGGGTGGTACCGAACTCGAGTGGGATTTATTCATGTAAAGCAGATGCCAGGATGATCTCCAAGTACAGTGCAAAGCTGCCTGTCCAGGCAAAAG TTCTTGTCAGTAAACCGGAGATAACGGCCATTGGCAGAGTGATCGTGGGAAAGCCCTTCCAGGTGCGCTGTCACTCAGACCGAGGCAGCCTACCCATCGAGTACACCTTGTGGAAGAAGTATTCTGAGGTTAACTCCACCACCGTGCAGCAGCCGCACCATCAGGCCATCTTCCCTGTCACCGTCCAGCACTACAGCGACACGCAGGACTATAAATGCGAGGCGCGGAATAACCCCAAAATCGACACGGTGGTCAGCAACAAACTCAACACCACAGTCATAG TGCCTCTGTCCAATCCAGGACTCAGAGTCGTCCCAGACCTGTTGGAGGTCACCGAGGGAAATGAGATGTACCTGATCTGTGGGGTGGAAGGTTCCCCGCCCGTCACCTTTAAGTGGTACCGACGTGGGAGCGTCCAGCCGCTGTTCATCGCCACCTCAACCCAATCCAGCGCGTCCCACCAGATCAAGGAAGTGGGGAACGAGCACAGTGGCACCTACTACTGCGAGGCTATCAACTACGCTAACATGGTCCGGAGTCAGCCAGTCACCGTAGATG tgaaAATGGCAATGTGGAAGAAAGGTTTGATCGTGGCCTGCTGTCTGCTAGTGGTGGCTCTCCTAGCCCTCGCCTGCGTGCTGCGCTACAATTccaagagag GTAAACGAGAAAACGCAGCTGAACTGTCAGT CCTTCGAGCCCTAAATCAGATGACTCTCTAA
- the LOC115103793 gene encoding platelet endothelial cell adhesion molecule-like isoform X7: MWEPQQPSVRMVTRLLLLTSVLLSTCQAAESPALFTSVTLTLEPSNAVSQGTNVTVRCQALVSSSGFLNRKYTIYKDNTVVYTESITTAEDLIYSLRMARVANTGKYKCKVNIPGKELSSSSEKLTVTGLQTPVLSVDKRVFSEGEEVTVGCKAPGESGAIVFYFYKDSKELYEERVDANHVETRLRFNNAGDHRLHCDYRVILLTDSVPSNASNNVVVTVKELFITPVISVRPHGSMIIEGDDLDISCSVSGNLQNSSGLKVFLSKGPTLLSSGQSKANHSMRALAEHSGEFQCSLEVGNVVKRATENVRITELFSQPVLTMYPTEVFEREKITLTCKSTNYSSDRISASDVKYSIYKDNYTLTPGSFNGIYVVTGVVPNSSGIYSCKADARMISKYSAKLPVQAKVLVSKPEITAIGRVIVGKPFQVRCHSDRGSLPIEYTLWKKYSEVNSTTVQQPHHQAIFPVTVQHYSDTQDYKCEARNNPKIDTVVSNKLNTTVIVPLSNPGLRVVPDLLEVTEGNEMYLICGVEGSPPVTFKWYRRGSVQPLFIATSTQSSASHQIKEVGNEHSGTYYCEAINYANMVRSQPVTVDVKMAMWKKGLIVACCLLVVALLALACVLRYNSKRGKRENAAELSVRSATL, from the exons ATGTGGGAGCCCCAGCAGCCCTCTGTCAGGATGGTCACCCGACTACTACTGCTAACCTCCGTACTCCTCTCCACCT GTCAAGCGGCGGAATCTCCGGCAT TGTTCACAAGTGTCACCCTGACTCTCGAGCCCAGCAACGCCGTCTCCCAGGGTACCAACGTGACGGTACGCTGCCAGGCCTTGGTCAGCAGCTCTGGGTTCCTGAACCGTAAATACACCATCTACAAGGACAACACTGTGGTGTACACGGAGAGCATCACCACCGCAGAGGACCTCATCTACTCTCTCCGCATggccagagtggccaacactgggaagTACAAATGCAAGGTGAACATACCGGGCAAGGAGCTAAGCAGCAGCTCTGAGAAACTGACTGTGACAG GCCTGCAGACGCCAGTCCTCAGCGTCGACAAGCGCGTGTTcagcgagggagaggaggtgacCGTTGGGTGTAAGGCCCCTGGGGAGTCCGGCGCTATCGTCTTCTACTTCTACAAGGACTCCAAGGAACTCTATGAGGAGAGGGTCGACGCCAACCAT GTGGAGACTAGGCTGCGATTCAACAACGCTGGCGACCACAGGCTACACTGTGACTACAgggtcatactgctgacagactCGGTCCCATCCAATGCCAGCAACAATGTGGTGGTCACTGTAAAAG AGCTGTTCATCACACCTGTAATCTCTGTCCGACCACACGGATCAATGATCATCGAAGGGGACGATCTGGACATCTCCTGCAGTGTCAGTGGTAACCTCCAGAACAGCTCTGGGCTCAAAGTCTTCCTGTCCAAGGGACCGACTCTGCTGAGTTCTGGTCAAAGTAAAGCCAACCACAGCATGAGAGCACTGGCCGAGCACTCTGGGGAGTTTCAGTGCTCTCTGGAGGTGGGAAATGTAGTCAAGCGAGCGACGGAAAACGTGAGGATTACAG AACTGTTTTCCCAGCCAGTTCTGACCATGTATCCGACAGAGGTCTTTGAAAGGGAGAAAATCACGTTAACCTGCAAGAGTACCAACTACTCCTCTGACAGAATCAGCGCTTCGGATGTGAAATACTCCATTTACAAGGACAATTACACACTGACGCCAGGCAGCTTCAATGGGATATACGTTGTCACCGGGGTGGTACCGAACTCGAGTGGGATTTATTCATGTAAAGCAGATGCCAGGATGATCTCCAAGTACAGTGCAAAGCTGCCTGTCCAGGCAAAAG TTCTTGTCAGTAAACCGGAGATAACGGCCATTGGCAGAGTGATCGTGGGAAAGCCCTTCCAGGTGCGCTGTCACTCAGACCGAGGCAGCCTACCCATCGAGTACACCTTGTGGAAGAAGTATTCTGAGGTTAACTCCACCACCGTGCAGCAGCCGCACCATCAGGCCATCTTCCCTGTCACCGTCCAGCACTACAGCGACACGCAGGACTATAAATGCGAGGCGCGGAATAACCCCAAAATCGACACGGTGGTCAGCAACAAACTCAACACCACAGTCATAG TGCCTCTGTCCAATCCAGGACTCAGAGTCGTCCCAGACCTGTTGGAGGTCACCGAGGGAAATGAGATGTACCTGATCTGTGGGGTGGAAGGTTCCCCGCCCGTCACCTTTAAGTGGTACCGACGTGGGAGCGTCCAGCCGCTGTTCATCGCCACCTCAACCCAATCCAGCGCGTCCCACCAGATCAAGGAAGTGGGGAACGAGCACAGTGGCACCTACTACTGCGAGGCTATCAACTACGCTAACATGGTCCGGAGTCAGCCAGTCACCGTAGATG tgaaAATGGCAATGTGGAAGAAAGGTTTGATCGTGGCCTGCTGTCTGCTAGTGGTGGCTCTCCTAGCCCTCGCCTGCGTGCTGCGCTACAATTccaagagag GTAAACGAGAAAACGCAGCTGAACTGTCAGT ACGCAGCGCCACCCTTTGA
- the LOC115103793 gene encoding platelet endothelial cell adhesion molecule-like isoform X8 codes for MWEPQQPSVRMVTRLLLLTSVLLSTCQAAESPALFTSVTLTLEPSNAVSQGTNVTVRCQALVSSSGFLNRKYTIYKDNTVVYTESITTAEDLIYSLRMARVANTGKYKCKVNIPGKELSSSSEKLTVTGLQTPVLSVDKRVFSEGEEVTVGCKAPGESGAIVFYFYKDSKELYEERVDANHVETRLRFNNAGDHRLHCDYRVILLTDSVPSNASNNVVVTVKELFITPVISVRPHGSMIIEGDDLDISCSVSGNLQNSSGLKVFLSKGPTLLSSGQSKANHSMRALAEHSGEFQCSLEVGNVVKRATENVRITELFSQPVLTMYPTEVFEREKITLTCKSTNYSSDRISASDVKYSIYKDNYTLTPGSFNGIYVVTGVVPNSSGIYSCKADARMISKYSAKLPVQAKVLVSKPEITAIGRVIVGKPFQVRCHSDRGSLPIEYTLWKKYSEVNSTTVQQPHHQAIFPVTVQHYSDTQDYKCEARNNPKIDTVVSNKLNTTVIVPLSNPGLRVVPDLLEVTEGNEMYLICGVEGSPPVTFKWYRRGSVQPLFIATSTQSSASHQIKEVGNEHSGTYYCEAINYANMVRSQPVTVDVKMAMWKKGLIVACCLLVVALLALACVLRYNSKRGRETYSPPATQAFAGV; via the exons ATGTGGGAGCCCCAGCAGCCCTCTGTCAGGATGGTCACCCGACTACTACTGCTAACCTCCGTACTCCTCTCCACCT GTCAAGCGGCGGAATCTCCGGCAT TGTTCACAAGTGTCACCCTGACTCTCGAGCCCAGCAACGCCGTCTCCCAGGGTACCAACGTGACGGTACGCTGCCAGGCCTTGGTCAGCAGCTCTGGGTTCCTGAACCGTAAATACACCATCTACAAGGACAACACTGTGGTGTACACGGAGAGCATCACCACCGCAGAGGACCTCATCTACTCTCTCCGCATggccagagtggccaacactgggaagTACAAATGCAAGGTGAACATACCGGGCAAGGAGCTAAGCAGCAGCTCTGAGAAACTGACTGTGACAG GCCTGCAGACGCCAGTCCTCAGCGTCGACAAGCGCGTGTTcagcgagggagaggaggtgacCGTTGGGTGTAAGGCCCCTGGGGAGTCCGGCGCTATCGTCTTCTACTTCTACAAGGACTCCAAGGAACTCTATGAGGAGAGGGTCGACGCCAACCAT GTGGAGACTAGGCTGCGATTCAACAACGCTGGCGACCACAGGCTACACTGTGACTACAgggtcatactgctgacagactCGGTCCCATCCAATGCCAGCAACAATGTGGTGGTCACTGTAAAAG AGCTGTTCATCACACCTGTAATCTCTGTCCGACCACACGGATCAATGATCATCGAAGGGGACGATCTGGACATCTCCTGCAGTGTCAGTGGTAACCTCCAGAACAGCTCTGGGCTCAAAGTCTTCCTGTCCAAGGGACCGACTCTGCTGAGTTCTGGTCAAAGTAAAGCCAACCACAGCATGAGAGCACTGGCCGAGCACTCTGGGGAGTTTCAGTGCTCTCTGGAGGTGGGAAATGTAGTCAAGCGAGCGACGGAAAACGTGAGGATTACAG AACTGTTTTCCCAGCCAGTTCTGACCATGTATCCGACAGAGGTCTTTGAAAGGGAGAAAATCACGTTAACCTGCAAGAGTACCAACTACTCCTCTGACAGAATCAGCGCTTCGGATGTGAAATACTCCATTTACAAGGACAATTACACACTGACGCCAGGCAGCTTCAATGGGATATACGTTGTCACCGGGGTGGTACCGAACTCGAGTGGGATTTATTCATGTAAAGCAGATGCCAGGATGATCTCCAAGTACAGTGCAAAGCTGCCTGTCCAGGCAAAAG TTCTTGTCAGTAAACCGGAGATAACGGCCATTGGCAGAGTGATCGTGGGAAAGCCCTTCCAGGTGCGCTGTCACTCAGACCGAGGCAGCCTACCCATCGAGTACACCTTGTGGAAGAAGTATTCTGAGGTTAACTCCACCACCGTGCAGCAGCCGCACCATCAGGCCATCTTCCCTGTCACCGTCCAGCACTACAGCGACACGCAGGACTATAAATGCGAGGCGCGGAATAACCCCAAAATCGACACGGTGGTCAGCAACAAACTCAACACCACAGTCATAG TGCCTCTGTCCAATCCAGGACTCAGAGTCGTCCCAGACCTGTTGGAGGTCACCGAGGGAAATGAGATGTACCTGATCTGTGGGGTGGAAGGTTCCCCGCCCGTCACCTTTAAGTGGTACCGACGTGGGAGCGTCCAGCCGCTGTTCATCGCCACCTCAACCCAATCCAGCGCGTCCCACCAGATCAAGGAAGTGGGGAACGAGCACAGTGGCACCTACTACTGCGAGGCTATCAACTACGCTAACATGGTCCGGAGTCAGCCAGTCACCGTAGATG tgaaAATGGCAATGTGGAAGAAAGGTTTGATCGTGGCCTGCTGTCTGCTAGTGGTGGCTCTCCTAGCCCTCGCCTGCGTGCTGCGCTACAATTccaagagaggtagagagacctACAGTCCCCCAGCAACACAGGCCTTTGCTGGTGTCTGA
- the LOC115103793 gene encoding platelet endothelial cell adhesion molecule-like isoform X9, whose translation MWEPQQPSVRMVTRLLLLTSVLLSTCQAAESPALFTSVTLTLEPSNAVSQGTNVTVRCQALVSSSGFLNRKYTIYKDNTVVYTESITTAEDLIYSLRMARVANTGKYKCKVNIPGKELSSSSEKLTVTGLQTPVLSVDKRVFSEGEEVTVGCKAPGESGAIVFYFYKDSKELYEERVDANHVETRLRFNNAGDHRLHCDYRVILLTDSVPSNASNNVVVTVKELFITPVISVRPHGSMIIEGDDLDISCSVSGNLQNSSGLKVFLSKGPTLLSSGQSKANHSMRALAEHSGEFQCSLEVGNVVKRATENVRITELFSQPVLTMYPTEVFEREKITLTCKSTNYSSDRISASDVKYSIYKDNYTLTPGSFNGIYVVTGVVPNSSGIYSCKADARMISKYSAKLPVQAKVLVSKPEITAIGRVIVGKPFQVRCHSDRGSLPIEYTLWKKYSEVNSTTVQQPHHQAIFPVTVQHYSDTQDYKCEARNNPKIDTVVSNKLNTTVIVPLSNPGLRVVPDLLEVTEGNEMYLICGVEGSPPVTFKWYRRGSVQPLFIATSTQSSASHQIKEVGNEHSGTYYCEAINYANMVRSQPVTVDDAAPPFDGMEGRATNGTRDSVASLPAGISNRSSYSLPATV comes from the exons ATGTGGGAGCCCCAGCAGCCCTCTGTCAGGATGGTCACCCGACTACTACTGCTAACCTCCGTACTCCTCTCCACCT GTCAAGCGGCGGAATCTCCGGCAT TGTTCACAAGTGTCACCCTGACTCTCGAGCCCAGCAACGCCGTCTCCCAGGGTACCAACGTGACGGTACGCTGCCAGGCCTTGGTCAGCAGCTCTGGGTTCCTGAACCGTAAATACACCATCTACAAGGACAACACTGTGGTGTACACGGAGAGCATCACCACCGCAGAGGACCTCATCTACTCTCTCCGCATggccagagtggccaacactgggaagTACAAATGCAAGGTGAACATACCGGGCAAGGAGCTAAGCAGCAGCTCTGAGAAACTGACTGTGACAG GCCTGCAGACGCCAGTCCTCAGCGTCGACAAGCGCGTGTTcagcgagggagaggaggtgacCGTTGGGTGTAAGGCCCCTGGGGAGTCCGGCGCTATCGTCTTCTACTTCTACAAGGACTCCAAGGAACTCTATGAGGAGAGGGTCGACGCCAACCAT GTGGAGACTAGGCTGCGATTCAACAACGCTGGCGACCACAGGCTACACTGTGACTACAgggtcatactgctgacagactCGGTCCCATCCAATGCCAGCAACAATGTGGTGGTCACTGTAAAAG AGCTGTTCATCACACCTGTAATCTCTGTCCGACCACACGGATCAATGATCATCGAAGGGGACGATCTGGACATCTCCTGCAGTGTCAGTGGTAACCTCCAGAACAGCTCTGGGCTCAAAGTCTTCCTGTCCAAGGGACCGACTCTGCTGAGTTCTGGTCAAAGTAAAGCCAACCACAGCATGAGAGCACTGGCCGAGCACTCTGGGGAGTTTCAGTGCTCTCTGGAGGTGGGAAATGTAGTCAAGCGAGCGACGGAAAACGTGAGGATTACAG AACTGTTTTCCCAGCCAGTTCTGACCATGTATCCGACAGAGGTCTTTGAAAGGGAGAAAATCACGTTAACCTGCAAGAGTACCAACTACTCCTCTGACAGAATCAGCGCTTCGGATGTGAAATACTCCATTTACAAGGACAATTACACACTGACGCCAGGCAGCTTCAATGGGATATACGTTGTCACCGGGGTGGTACCGAACTCGAGTGGGATTTATTCATGTAAAGCAGATGCCAGGATGATCTCCAAGTACAGTGCAAAGCTGCCTGTCCAGGCAAAAG TTCTTGTCAGTAAACCGGAGATAACGGCCATTGGCAGAGTGATCGTGGGAAAGCCCTTCCAGGTGCGCTGTCACTCAGACCGAGGCAGCCTACCCATCGAGTACACCTTGTGGAAGAAGTATTCTGAGGTTAACTCCACCACCGTGCAGCAGCCGCACCATCAGGCCATCTTCCCTGTCACCGTCCAGCACTACAGCGACACGCAGGACTATAAATGCGAGGCGCGGAATAACCCCAAAATCGACACGGTGGTCAGCAACAAACTCAACACCACAGTCATAG TGCCTCTGTCCAATCCAGGACTCAGAGTCGTCCCAGACCTGTTGGAGGTCACCGAGGGAAATGAGATGTACCTGATCTGTGGGGTGGAAGGTTCCCCGCCCGTCACCTTTAAGTGGTACCGACGTGGGAGCGTCCAGCCGCTGTTCATCGCCACCTCAACCCAATCCAGCGCGTCCCACCAGATCAAGGAAGTGGGGAACGAGCACAGTGGCACCTACTACTGCGAGGCTATCAACTACGCTAACATGGTCCGGAGTCAGCCAGTCACCGTAGATG ACGCAGCGCCACCCTTTGACGGCATGGAGGGGAGAGCGACCAATGGGACGCGAGATAGTGTGGCATCACTTCCTGCTGGCATCAGCAACAGGAGCAGCTACAGTCTCCCAGCAACAGTGTAG